The following coding sequences are from one Holophagales bacterium window:
- the pip gene encoding prolyl aminopeptidase, which translates to MSELFAPLQPFDSFRLRVSDLHELHVEQAGNPAGRPVIFFHGGPGAGISPLHRRFFDPSFWRVILFDQRGSGRSTPLGDVRENTTADLVADTERIRERLGIDKWLVFGGSWGSTLGLAYAEAHPERCTGLILRGIFLSRRAEVTWTFGGGLQRVFPDAWAEFLATLDESEKADVLEAYHRRLYSGDPAVTRQAALAWNRWEELASHLVADVPPVAEEDVPAEIALARIEAHYFVNGAFLSPEDQLLRDVTRIRHLPGVIVQGRYDMVCPAVSAWDLHEAWPESRLVIVPAAGHSADEPGIVSALVDATEEFKKLG; encoded by the coding sequence GTGTCCGAGCTTTTCGCCCCCCTCCAGCCCTTCGATTCCTTCCGCCTGAGGGTCTCCGACCTTCACGAGCTTCACGTGGAGCAGGCCGGGAACCCGGCCGGCAGGCCCGTGATCTTCTTCCACGGCGGTCCCGGCGCCGGGATCTCCCCGTTGCACCGCCGATTCTTCGATCCGTCCTTCTGGCGGGTGATCCTCTTCGACCAGCGCGGCTCCGGGCGTTCGACGCCCCTCGGCGACGTTCGCGAGAACACGACGGCCGACCTCGTGGCCGACACGGAGCGGATCAGGGAGCGGCTCGGGATCGACAAATGGCTCGTCTTCGGCGGCTCCTGGGGCTCGACCCTCGGCCTCGCCTACGCCGAGGCGCACCCTGAACGTTGTACCGGGCTCATCCTCCGCGGCATCTTTCTGTCCCGCAGGGCCGAGGTCACCTGGACTTTCGGCGGAGGCCTTCAGCGGGTCTTTCCCGACGCCTGGGCGGAGTTCCTCGCGACCCTCGACGAATCCGAAAAGGCCGATGTTCTCGAGGCCTACCACCGCCGCCTGTACTCCGGCGACCCGGCCGTGACACGCCAGGCCGCCCTCGCCTGGAACCGCTGGGAGGAGCTTGCCTCGCACCTCGTCGCCGACGTCCCGCCCGTGGCCGAGGAGGACGTGCCGGCCGAGATCGCCCTCGCCCGCATCGAGGCGCACTACTTCGTCAACGGCGCCTTCCTCTCGCCGGAAGACCAGCTCCTTCGGGACGTGACCCGCATCCGGCACCTGCCGGGCGTCATCGTCCAGGGGCGCTACGACATGGTCTGCCCGGCCGTCTCCGCGTGGGACCTCCACGAGGCCTGGCCCGAGTCGCGCCTCGTGATCGTCCCGGCCGCGGGGCACTCCGCCGACGAGCCGGGAATCGTTTCGGCACTCGTCGATGCCACGGAGGAGTTCAAGAAGCTCGGCTGA
- the speA gene encoding biosynthetic arginine decarboxylase, whose translation MPTAASKKSPSRSARKPSRTPDRFSEAEELYGIDAWGKGFFSISDDGHLLVHPTREGHRFADLKDVVDEVAGRGITPPMVIRFPQILTSSVKELNEAFGKAIKEYDYDGHYRGVFPIKVNQKKVVVHEIIEAGRKYGYGLEAGSKPELIAALSQDLGPECLITTNGYKDEAFIRLALDGVRMGRNVILTLEKVSELERILEVAKKRGVRPLIGMRAKLYARGSGKWAKSGGEAAKFGLTTTEMLAAIEILKAKRMLDCLVMLHFHIGSQITDIRKIKDAIREAGRVYAKLNRSGVEITYLNLGGGLGVDYDGSKTSFDSSMNYTVQEYANDVVYNIKSICEDEKVPVPTLVTESGRAVTAYHSVLVSNVLDVADKIEQDKTVTLNGDENHVVRELYDVFKGVTAKNMRESYHDALQYKEELFTLFNLGYVSLEDRSKGEILFWDACDRIRRHLKGLKEVPEEFEDLERELADKYVVNFSVFQSVPDSWAIDQLFPILPIHRLREKPGEIATLADITCDSDGKIEKFIDLRDIKEFLPLHSFKRSQPYYLAFCLVGAYQDVLGDLHNLFGEAHEVLVAVDEENRTRILDLLPGETCERVLSYMNYERAEILEGIWKQLRKAVDKDRVREAEAKSIAKDFEVALSHYTYLEE comes from the coding sequence ATGCCTACGGCCGCATCCAAGAAGTCGCCCTCCCGCTCCGCCCGGAAGCCCTCTCGGACCCCCGACCGTTTCTCGGAGGCCGAGGAGCTTTACGGCATCGATGCCTGGGGCAAGGGGTTCTTCTCGATCTCCGACGACGGCCACCTCCTCGTCCACCCGACGCGCGAAGGGCACCGCTTCGCCGACCTGAAGGACGTCGTGGACGAGGTGGCCGGCCGCGGCATCACGCCGCCGATGGTCATCCGCTTCCCGCAGATCCTCACGTCGTCGGTGAAGGAGCTCAACGAGGCGTTCGGGAAGGCGATCAAGGAATACGACTACGACGGTCACTACCGCGGGGTCTTTCCGATCAAGGTCAACCAGAAGAAGGTCGTCGTCCACGAGATCATCGAGGCCGGCCGCAAGTACGGCTACGGCCTCGAGGCCGGCAGCAAGCCCGAGCTGATCGCCGCGCTCTCGCAGGACCTCGGCCCCGAGTGCCTCATCACGACGAACGGCTACAAGGACGAGGCCTTCATCCGCCTCGCCCTCGACGGCGTGCGCATGGGGCGGAACGTCATCCTCACGCTCGAGAAGGTCTCGGAGCTCGAGCGAATCCTCGAAGTCGCGAAGAAGCGCGGCGTGAGGCCCCTCATCGGGATGCGCGCCAAGCTCTACGCGCGCGGCTCGGGGAAGTGGGCGAAATCGGGGGGCGAGGCGGCGAAGTTCGGCCTGACGACGACCGAGATGCTCGCGGCGATCGAGATCCTCAAGGCGAAGCGGATGCTCGACTGCCTCGTCATGCTCCACTTCCACATCGGCTCTCAGATCACCGACATCCGCAAGATCAAGGACGCCATCCGCGAGGCGGGGCGCGTCTACGCCAAGCTGAACCGCTCGGGAGTCGAGATCACCTACCTGAATCTCGGCGGCGGCCTCGGCGTCGACTACGACGGGAGCAAGACCTCGTTCGACTCCTCGATGAACTACACCGTCCAGGAGTACGCGAACGACGTCGTCTACAACATCAAGTCGATCTGCGAGGACGAGAAAGTCCCGGTGCCGACCCTCGTGACCGAGTCGGGCCGCGCCGTCACCGCGTACCACTCGGTGCTCGTGTCGAACGTCCTCGACGTCGCCGACAAGATCGAGCAGGACAAGACCGTCACCCTGAACGGCGACGAGAACCACGTCGTGAGGGAGCTCTACGACGTCTTCAAGGGCGTCACCGCGAAGAACATGCGCGAGAGCTACCACGACGCCCTCCAGTACAAGGAGGAGCTCTTCACCCTCTTCAACCTCGGCTACGTCTCCCTCGAGGACCGCTCGAAGGGGGAGATCCTCTTCTGGGACGCCTGCGACAGGATCCGCCGCCACCTGAAGGGGCTCAAGGAGGTTCCGGAGGAGTTCGAGGACCTCGAGCGGGAGCTCGCCGACAAGTACGTCGTCAACTTCTCGGTCTTCCAGTCGGTCCCCGACTCCTGGGCGATCGACCAGCTCTTCCCGATCCTCCCGATCCACCGCCTCCGCGAGAAGCCGGGCGAGATCGCGACGCTCGCCGACATCACCTGCGACTCCGACGGCAAGATCGAGAAGTTCATCGACCTGCGCGACATCAAGGAGTTCCTCCCGCTCCACTCCTTCAAGCGCTCGCAGCCCTACTACCTCGCGTTCTGCCTCGTCGGGGCCTACCAGGACGTCCTCGGCGACCTGCACAACCTCTTCGGCGAGGCGCACGAGGTCCTCGTGGCGGTCGACGAGGAGAACCGGACGCGGATCCTCGACCTCCTTCCGGGCGAGACGTGCGAGCGGGTCCTCTCCTACATGAACTACGAGAGGGCGGAGATCCTCGAGGGCATCTGGAAGCAGCTCCGCAAGGCGGTCGACAAGGACCGGGTCCGAGAGGCCGAGGCGAAGTCGATCGCCAAGGACTTCGAGGTCGCCCTCTCTCACTACACCTACCTCGAGGAGTAG
- a CDS encoding YqgE/AlgH family protein yields METLTPPYLLLAAPVLSDPNFEKTVVLMGHHSEEGAVGWIVNRLVDGGAIALLPEEVSRTIHPDTPLRIGGPVATPGLIVVHREPFAGIESIDMAPGLVVSATPEVLPRVFAAVPDGGPVGGLLVFGYSGWGPGQLEHEMEDGSWLVLPYDPAFAFPADVAGLWERALAELGVKPGCIATPPGGVN; encoded by the coding sequence GTGGAAACGCTGACCCCGCCCTACCTGCTGCTGGCGGCCCCGGTCCTCTCGGACCCCAACTTCGAGAAGACGGTCGTCCTGATGGGGCACCACTCCGAGGAAGGGGCGGTCGGCTGGATCGTGAACCGGCTCGTCGACGGCGGCGCGATCGCGCTCCTGCCCGAAGAGGTCTCGCGGACGATTCACCCGGACACCCCGCTGCGCATCGGCGGCCCCGTCGCCACGCCCGGCCTCATCGTCGTCCACCGCGAGCCGTTCGCCGGGATCGAGTCGATCGACATGGCACCCGGACTCGTCGTCTCGGCGACCCCCGAGGTCCTGCCGCGCGTCTTCGCCGCGGTACCCGACGGGGGGCCGGTCGGCGGCCTCCTCGTTTTCGGGTACTCCGGCTGGGGGCCCGGCCAGCTCGAGCACGAGATGGAAGACGGCTCCTGGCTCGTCCTCCCCTACGACCCCGCCTTCGCCTTCCCCGCCGACGTCGCCGGCCTCTGGGAGCGGGCCCTCGCCGAGCTCGGCGTCAAGCCCGGGTGCATCGCGACGCCGCCCGGCGGCGTGAACTGA